A single region of the Gammaproteobacteria bacterium genome encodes:
- a CDS encoding transposase — protein sequence NGITEGFHRKMKLIQRRAYGFKNFENYRLRVRVLCG from the coding sequence TAATGGAATAACAGAAGGGTTCCATCGCAAGATGAAGTTGATTCAAAGACGTGCGTATGGATTTAAAAATTTTGAAAACTACCGATTACGAGTTAGAGTGTTATGTGGTTGA